A portion of the Gossypium arboreum isolate Shixiya-1 chromosome 8, ASM2569848v2, whole genome shotgun sequence genome contains these proteins:
- the LOC108468780 gene encoding uncharacterized protein LOC108468780 yields MSTQVDMSLSLPFPQIFRKNEHDKQYQRFLDTLKQLQINIPLVDALVQILSYEKFMKNLLSKKKKPTDIETIALTEGCSVILTNKLPLKLKDPRSFTIPCSIGNYYLCKALCHLGGNINLMPLSTFRKLRIGHMKSTVVTLQLAGQSLAQPEGQIKDILVRVDKFIFLADFIILDCNADKEIPIILGRPFLATGRTLIDVYKGELTVRLNDKQVTFSFFESNQCKDKEECIIVDVLDDIIEEEFNDQTEANNLELKHGWQIESLDLANRTTPNFKPSIEEAPTLELKPLPHHLKYVFLGDHNTLPVIVSATLDVTQEEKLVHM; encoded by the exons ATGTCGACACAAGTAGATATGTCTCTATCTTTACCCTTCCCACAAATATTTAGGAAGAATGAGCATGACAAGCAGTACCAGCGGTTCCTAGACACACTGAAGCAACTGCAGATCAATATTCCTCTAGTAGATGCTTTGGTACAAATTCTGAGTTATGAGAAATTTATGAAAAACCTTTTGTCCAAGAAGAAGAAGCCCACTGATATTGAAACTATTGCCCTCACAGAAGGTTGTAGCGTTATTTTGACAAACAAGTTGCCTCTTAAATTGAAAGATCCTAGGAGCTTTACCATCCCATGTTCAATTGGTAATTATTATTTGTGTAAGGCTTTATGCCACTTGGGAGGTAACATTAACCTAATGCCACTATCTACTTTTAGAAAGTTAAGAATTGGTCACATGAAATCTACTGTAGTGACATTACAACTAGCCGGTCAATCCTTGGCTCAACCTGAAGGACAAATAAAAGACATCTTAGTTCGTGTGGATAAATTCATTTTTCTAGCTGATTTTATCATACTTGACTGCAATGCAGATAAAGAGATTCCTATAATCTTGGGACGTCCATTTTTAGCCACCGGACGAACTCTTATTGATGTTTACAAAGGTGAATTAACCGTGCGACTTAATGATAAGCAAGTCACCTTCAGTTTTTTTGAATCTAATCAATGCAAGGACAAAGAAGAATGTATTATTGTTGATGTGTTGGATGATATAATTGAGGAAGAGTTCAATGACCAAA CTGAAGCTAATAATCTTGAACTCAAGCATGGATGGCAGATTGAATCCTTAGACCTAGCCAACAGAACAACCCCAAATTTTAAACCATCTATTGAAGAAGCTCCTACTCTGGAATTGAAACCACTACCTCATCATCTTAAATATGTCTTTCTAGGTGACCACAATACTCTTCCAGTTATTGTCTCCGCAACATTAGATGTAACTCAAGAAGAGAAATTGGTccatatgtaa